A window of Campylobacter pinnipediorum subsp. pinnipediorum contains these coding sequences:
- a CDS encoding phospholipase A: MNKSLFILFIFSFYLFANDADKFNLANELEEAGDIKGAMNIYKSLASKNIEKDSSSEEHIKSDIINNSKAKDEALFRELFAGSSISFHELNYLLLGTYASSVPNNDRQKFETKFNISIKKPIEISLLPKWANLYMAYSQTSWWQTGKHSSPFRETNYRPEVFMRLYTNNERINSFDIGVLHESNGLGKDKSRSWNRVYASSKLNFRNLSITPRVWYHIGDLSDNKDIYRYLGYGDIKAKYTTKNISLELLLRNNFHLKDNKGAVQASLVFPLFGGILGYLQYFNGYAESLIDYNHSTNKIGIGFTLLR; this comes from the coding sequence ATGAATAAATCATTATTTATATTATTTATTTTTTCTTTTTATTTATTTGCAAATGATGCTGATAAATTTAACCTTGCGAATGAGCTAGAAGAAGCAGGCGATATAAAAGGTGCAATGAATATCTATAAAAGCTTAGCCTCTAAGAACATAGAAAAAGATTCAAGTTCAGAAGAACACATTAAATCAGATATTATAAACAATTCAAAAGCAAAAGATGAAGCACTTTTTAGGGAACTTTTTGCTGGAAGTAGTATAAGTTTTCATGAATTAAACTATTTGCTCTTAGGTACATATGCTTCTAGTGTCCCTAATAACGATAGACAAAAATTTGAAACCAAATTTAACATAAGTATTAAAAAACCGATAGAAATTTCACTATTGCCGAAATGGGCCAATCTTTATATGGCATACTCTCAAACATCATGGTGGCAAACAGGAAAGCATAGTTCGCCTTTTAGAGAAACAAATTATAGGCCAGAAGTTTTTATGCGTCTATATACAAACAATGAACGGATAAATAGCTTTGATATAGGTGTTTTACACGAATCAAATGGACTAGGTAAAGATAAAAGCAGAAGCTGGAACAGGGTATATGCTAGCTCTAAATTAAATTTTAGAAATCTATCCATAACTCCTAGAGTTTGGTATCATATAGGAGACTTGAGCGACAATAAAGACATTTATCGTTATTTGGGTTATGGTGACATAAAAGCAAAGTATACTACAAAAAATATATCACTTGAACTACTATTGCGCAACAACTTTCATTTAAAAGACAATAAAGGAGCGGTTCAAGCAAGTCTTGTATTTCCACTATTTGGTGGAATTTTGGGATACTTACAATACTTTAATGGATACGCTGAAAGTTTAATAGATTATAACCACAGCACAAATAAAATAGGCATAGGTTTTACGTTACTTAGATAA
- a CDS encoding molybdenum cofactor guanylyltransferase — protein MEHSCKDNGCDGFLLMKQQQSCVVLAGGKSSRMGIDKALMPFKDKASLSAYVTDKLSSIFKEVYISAKNNKFNNAKLNQSIKFIADESDESSPMIALASILHHFNEPVFIQPVDMPFLKPESIKDMSKLKDDFEIVIACEAERDHVLCGYFSPSVADKAKKLAKDGKHKIKELLKICDVVRVELSGDNEGINLNNPDDLKKALSYE, from the coding sequence ATGGAACATAGTTGCAAAGATAATGGTTGTGATGGGTTTTTATTAATGAAACAACAGCAATCTTGTGTGGTATTAGCTGGTGGCAAAAGTAGTAGGATGGGAATAGATAAAGCATTAATGCCTTTTAAAGACAAGGCAAGTCTATCTGCATATGTAACAGATAAGCTATCATCTATTTTTAAAGAGGTTTATATAAGTGCAAAAAATAATAAATTTAACAATGCTAAACTTAATCAAAGCATTAAATTTATAGCCGATGAAAGCGATGAAAGTTCTCCAATGATTGCACTTGCTAGTATACTTCATCATTTTAATGAACCAGTTTTTATACAACCTGTTGACATGCCTTTTTTAAAACCCGAGAGCATCAAAGATATGTCTAAGCTAAAAGATGATTTTGAAATCGTAATAGCTTGTGAAGCAGAAAGAGATCATGTACTTTGTGGTTATTTTTCTCCTAGCGTAGCAGATAAAGCAAAAAAATTAGCTAAGGATGGAAAGCATAAAATAAAAGAGCTTTTAAAAATTTGTGATGTAGTTAGGGTTGAACTTTCTGGTGATAATGAAGGGATAAACCTAAATAATCCTGATGATTTAAAAAAGGCTTTAAGTTATGAATAA